A genomic region of Planococcus kocurii contains the following coding sequences:
- the trxA gene encoding thioredoxin, translating into MTIVHGTDQNFSQEVAEGLVLVDFWATWCGPCKMIAPVLEELDAEMSDKVKIVKVDVDQNQETAGNYGIMSIPTLLLMKDGETVDKVVGFRPKEALAELVEKHA; encoded by the coding sequence ATGACAATTGTACACGGTACAGATCAGAACTTTTCACAAGAAGTAGCAGAAGGACTCGTTTTAGTAGATTTTTGGGCAACTTGGTGCGGACCATGTAAAATGATCGCTCCTGTGCTAGAAGAATTGGACGCTGAAATGAGCGATAAAGTTAAAATCGTAAAAGTTGATGTGGATCAAAACCAAGAAACAGCTGGAAACTATGGCATCATGTCAATTCCAACTTTGTTATTGATGAAAGACGGCGAAACAGTTGATAAAGTAGTTGGTTTCCGACCAAAAGAAGCATTAGCTGAATTGGTTGAAAAACACGCATAA